The following proteins come from a genomic window of Ornithinimicrobium cryptoxanthini:
- a CDS encoding FtsB family cell division protein — MAAGARGPGRDSSRPGTKRPAARSRQSASAPRSGARPARAASGRRQTPPHLWRLGGLLVLLGFLALFLTPTLRGYLDQRAAISKAEQQIASEQADIESIESELQLWEDDDYVEQQARERLRFVRPGEVAFTVLDDTGEQLTEPLEGMTPVTQDVHTNRPWFGQVWESVVTANEGLPESDDAERP, encoded by the coding sequence GTGGCAGCAGGCGCTCGAGGCCCCGGCCGCGACTCGTCCCGCCCAGGCACCAAGCGACCCGCAGCACGCTCGCGGCAGAGCGCCAGCGCCCCCCGCTCGGGGGCCCGGCCGGCCCGTGCCGCCTCGGGCCGGCGCCAGACACCACCGCACCTGTGGCGTCTGGGAGGACTGCTGGTGCTGCTCGGGTTCCTGGCGCTGTTCCTGACACCGACCCTGCGCGGCTATCTCGACCAGCGGGCCGCGATCTCCAAGGCGGAGCAGCAGATCGCGTCCGAGCAGGCTGACATCGAGTCCATCGAGAGCGAACTGCAGCTGTGGGAGGACGACGACTATGTCGAGCAGCAGGCCCGTGAGCGGCTGCGTTTCGTCCGGCCGGGGGAGGTCGCCTTCACCGTCCTGGACGACACGGGCGAGCAGCTGACCGAGCCGCTCGAGGGGATGACCCCGGTCACCCAGGACGTGCACACCAACCGACCCTGGTTCGGTCAGGTCTGGGAGTCCGTGGTGACCGCCAACGAAGGACTGCCGGAGAGCGATGACGCCGAGCGACCCTGA
- a CDS encoding ABC transporter permease — protein sequence MSTLIGTGEMVRLFLRLDRIHLPLWIGAIVGIVVASASAVQGVYSTPALRAGYAATVSNSPAAIVMSGPPQALDTVGGITLFEVNLTAAVGTSLMAIFLTVRHTRAEEEAGRTELLRAGVLGRHAPLAAALVVVGGASVVIGLLLGLSLWALGLPASGSLLFGAAMACLGVTFAAVSAVAAQITEHARAALGIAVAVLGLSWGLRSLGDIEGGAATWFSPVGWVQAVHPFGEERWWPLLLPLACAAVLTVTAVLLTGRRDVGAGLVATRPGSPRASALLSSVPGLALRQQRSSLFWWAVGLCLGGLALGSFGHEVTTMLEDNPELASMMGSEGGEDLVTGYFGLILLILVLVVACFTVSSVHRLRSEESQGRAEFVLATKTPRRSWQFGWLAVTGGGTVLLLLATAVGVAVADAVVSGSADRFGQLVGATLAYLPAVAVIGGLAAALHGWAPRLGGLVWVVLAGCFVVGWLGDLLKIPAAVRDLSPFNLTPRMPLEAMDWTVVAILTLVAIALLVLAVLGLRRRDIGSA from the coding sequence CGGTGCAGGGCGTCTACAGCACTCCCGCGCTGCGCGCCGGTTATGCCGCCACCGTCAGCAACAGCCCAGCGGCGATCGTGATGAGCGGCCCGCCCCAGGCGCTGGACACCGTCGGTGGCATCACCCTGTTCGAGGTCAACCTGACCGCGGCCGTCGGGACCTCGCTGATGGCGATCTTCCTCACCGTGCGCCACACGCGTGCTGAGGAGGAGGCCGGACGCACCGAGCTGCTGCGCGCCGGGGTGCTCGGACGGCACGCACCCCTGGCTGCGGCGCTGGTCGTCGTGGGTGGCGCCAGCGTCGTCATCGGGCTGCTGCTGGGCCTGTCCCTGTGGGCCCTGGGACTTCCCGCGAGCGGGTCACTGCTCTTTGGCGCAGCAATGGCGTGCCTGGGCGTGACGTTCGCCGCGGTCTCGGCGGTGGCGGCACAGATCACCGAGCACGCCCGCGCAGCGCTCGGCATCGCCGTCGCGGTCCTGGGCCTGTCGTGGGGGCTGCGCTCACTCGGTGACATCGAGGGCGGTGCCGCGACGTGGTTCTCGCCGGTGGGGTGGGTGCAGGCGGTCCACCCCTTCGGCGAGGAGAGGTGGTGGCCGCTGCTGCTTCCGCTGGCCTGCGCGGCCGTGCTCACGGTGACGGCGGTGCTGCTGACCGGACGGCGTGACGTCGGTGCTGGCCTCGTGGCCACCAGACCCGGGAGCCCACGTGCTTCCGCGCTGCTCTCCTCTGTGCCGGGTCTCGCCCTGCGTCAGCAGCGCTCGTCGCTGTTCTGGTGGGCGGTCGGTCTCTGCCTGGGTGGCCTGGCCCTCGGCTCGTTCGGCCACGAGGTGACCACCATGCTGGAGGACAACCCGGAGCTGGCCTCGATGATGGGCAGCGAGGGTGGCGAGGACCTGGTGACCGGCTACTTCGGGCTGATCCTGCTGATCCTGGTCCTGGTGGTCGCCTGCTTCACCGTGTCCTCGGTGCACCGGTTGCGATCCGAGGAGTCGCAGGGGCGGGCCGAGTTCGTGCTGGCCACCAAGACCCCGCGCCGGTCCTGGCAGTTCGGCTGGCTCGCGGTGACTGGCGGCGGCACCGTGCTGCTCCTCCTGGCGACCGCGGTCGGCGTCGCCGTGGCCGACGCGGTGGTCAGCGGCTCGGCCGACCGCTTCGGGCAGCTCGTCGGAGCCACGCTGGCCTATCTGCCCGCGGTCGCGGTGATCGGCGGACTCGCCGCGGCGCTGCACGGCTGGGCGCCGCGGCTCGGCGGGCTCGTCTGGGTCGTCCTGGCGGGCTGCTTCGTCGTCGGCTGGTTGGGCGACCTGCTCAAGATCCCCGCGGCGGTGCGTGACCTCTCGCCGTTCAACCTGACCCCTCGGATGCCGCTGGAGGCGATGGACTGGACAGTCGTCGCCATCCTGACCCTCGTCGCCATCGCCCTGCTGGTCCTGGCCGTCCTGGGCCTGAGGCGCCGCGACATCGGCAGTGCCTGA
- the eno gene encoding phosphopyruvate hydratase, with amino-acid sequence MAVIDAIIAREILDSRGNPTVEVEVGLDDGTVGRAAVPSGASTGQFEAAERRDGDEGRYLGKGVEQAVAAVMDDLEPRLLGFDASEQRLVDNEMLAVDGTDNKSEIGANAILGVSLAVAHAAAESAGLPLFRYVGGPNAHVLPVPMMNILNGGSHADSNVDIQEFMIAPIGAGSFREALRWGTEVYHALKAVLKERGLSTGLGDEGGFAPNLESNRAALDLIIEAIGKAGYTPGSDIALALDVAASEFHEDGSYTFEGGSKSAEEMIDYYAGLVEDYPLVSIEDPLDEEDWAGWKAITDRLGTKTQLVGDDLFVTNPERLQRGITEGIGNSLLVKVNQIGTLTETLDAVTLAQTHGYRCMMSHRSGETEDVTIADLAVATNCGQIKTGAPARSERVAKYNQLLRIEEELDDAAVYAGAGAFPRFTAQS; translated from the coding sequence GTGGCAGTCATCGACGCGATCATCGCCCGGGAGATCCTTGACTCCCGCGGCAACCCGACCGTCGAGGTCGAGGTCGGCCTGGACGACGGCACGGTGGGGCGGGCCGCGGTGCCCTCGGGGGCATCCACCGGACAGTTCGAGGCTGCAGAGCGTCGCGACGGTGACGAGGGCCGCTACCTCGGCAAGGGGGTCGAGCAGGCCGTGGCCGCTGTGATGGACGACCTCGAGCCCCGCCTGCTGGGTTTCGACGCCAGCGAGCAGCGACTGGTCGACAACGAGATGCTCGCCGTCGACGGCACCGACAACAAGTCTGAGATCGGCGCCAACGCCATCCTCGGCGTCAGTCTGGCGGTGGCCCACGCGGCCGCGGAGTCAGCAGGGCTGCCGCTGTTCCGTTATGTCGGTGGCCCCAACGCACACGTGCTGCCGGTGCCGATGATGAACATCCTCAACGGTGGCTCGCACGCCGACTCCAACGTCGACATCCAGGAGTTCATGATCGCTCCCATCGGCGCCGGTTCCTTCCGGGAGGCGCTGCGTTGGGGCACCGAGGTCTACCACGCGCTGAAGGCGGTCCTGAAGGAGCGCGGGCTGAGCACCGGGCTGGGCGACGAGGGCGGTTTCGCGCCCAACCTGGAGTCCAACCGGGCCGCGCTCGACCTGATCATCGAGGCGATCGGGAAGGCCGGCTACACGCCGGGCAGCGACATCGCGCTGGCCCTGGACGTGGCCGCCAGCGAGTTCCACGAGGACGGCTCCTACACCTTCGAGGGCGGGAGCAAGTCGGCCGAGGAGATGATCGACTACTACGCCGGACTGGTCGAGGACTACCCCCTGGTCTCCATCGAGGACCCGCTGGACGAGGAGGACTGGGCCGGTTGGAAGGCGATCACCGACCGGCTGGGCACCAAGACCCAGCTCGTGGGCGACGACCTGTTCGTCACCAACCCCGAGCGCCTGCAGCGCGGCATCACCGAGGGCATCGGCAACTCGCTGCTGGTCAAGGTCAACCAGATCGGCACCCTGACCGAGACGCTCGACGCGGTCACGCTGGCCCAGACCCACGGCTACCGCTGCATGATGAGCCACCGTTCCGGGGAGACCGAGGACGTGACGATCGCCGACCTGGCCGTCGCCACCAACTGTGGCCAGATCAAGACCGGCGCACCGGCGCGGTCCGAGCGCGTGGCTAAGTACAACCAGCTGCTCCGCATCGAGGAGGAGCTCGACGACGCCGCGGTCTATGCCGGCGCCGGAGCGTTCCCCCGCTTCACCGCGCAGTCCTGA
- a CDS encoding TrmH family RNA methyltransferase — protein MHTRNASFQQWQALLTNRTKRNRTGEFLVHGVRPLRLALERAWPVQALLRPDRPLSDWAEDVWRSTPGQHAVLADELMAELGQKDDSVPELIAVLALPPDDLDRLLVDPALHDRSQPVPAAPLITVFDRPASPGNIGTLVRSVDAFGGTGVVVTGHAADPYDPRCVRASTGSMLTVPVVRVPSHAEVLAWVQQQAAGGLAAAGAGGAAPEPPARWAVLGLDEGGRAALRRTDLTGPTVLVVGNETRGLTRAWRDACDEVVSIPMVGAASSLNAAVAGSVVLHEALAQRLR, from the coding sequence GTGCACACGCGCAACGCGAGTTTCCAGCAGTGGCAGGCGCTGCTGACCAACCGCACCAAGCGCAACCGCACCGGCGAGTTCCTGGTCCACGGCGTGCGTCCGCTGCGCCTGGCCCTCGAGCGTGCTTGGCCGGTGCAGGCCCTGTTGCGCCCCGACCGGCCGCTGTCCGACTGGGCCGAGGATGTCTGGCGCAGCACACCCGGCCAGCACGCGGTGCTCGCGGACGAGCTGATGGCTGAGCTGGGGCAGAAGGACGACTCGGTCCCAGAGCTGATCGCTGTGCTGGCGTTGCCGCCGGACGACCTGGACCGACTCCTGGTCGACCCCGCCCTGCACGACCGTTCGCAGCCCGTCCCGGCAGCACCCCTGATCACGGTCTTCGACCGCCCTGCCAGCCCCGGCAACATCGGCACCCTGGTGCGCTCGGTCGACGCGTTCGGTGGCACGGGCGTGGTGGTGACCGGCCATGCCGCCGACCCCTATGACCCGCGCTGCGTGCGCGCCAGCACCGGCTCGATGCTGACGGTCCCGGTCGTGCGGGTGCCCTCGCACGCCGAGGTTCTCGCCTGGGTCCAGCAGCAGGCAGCCGGCGGGTTGGCCGCAGCCGGCGCGGGCGGCGCAGCGCCCGAGCCACCCGCCAGGTGGGCGGTGCTCGGTCTGGACGAGGGCGGCCGGGCTGCCCTGCGCCGCACCGACCTGACCGGCCCGACGGTGCTGGTCGTCGGCAACGAGACCCGCGGCCTGACCCGCGCCTGGCGCGATGCCTGCGACGAGGTGGTCAGCATCCCGATGGTCGGGGCCGCCAGCTCGCTCAACGCCGCGGTCGCCGGGTCGGTCGTGCTGCACGAGGCGCTGGCGCAGCGACTACGCTGA
- a CDS encoding MazG family protein produces the protein MLARSVSDAQPRAILAAGTTVTAAEGHPRTLAAGLLDRAVGGTVVWVGSPDGDPGLTDALAAEATRRGGGSAPEVEVLVGSWDQPGSRLLDVVAVMDRLRSPGGCPWDAEQTHQSLVPYLVEEAHEAVEALESGDDEHIIEELGDVLLQVAFHARVAAEREDGFDIDDVSARLVEKLVHRHPHVFAGVEAADAAAVEANWEQLKAAEKPHREHPLDGIPAGMPELARAAKVVSRLERVGGGPWLAQWVADERGRSGADGSAEVDEETQQTRVGAALLAQVIAARDAGVDPAAALRAVLRRVATELPAEPAGP, from the coding sequence GTGCTCGCCCGCAGCGTCTCGGACGCCCAGCCTCGCGCCATACTGGCTGCCGGCACGACGGTGACCGCGGCGGAGGGTCACCCTCGGACCCTCGCGGCCGGCCTGCTGGACCGGGCCGTGGGCGGCACGGTCGTCTGGGTGGGCAGCCCCGACGGCGACCCTGGCCTGACCGACGCTCTCGCTGCAGAGGCGACGCGCCGCGGCGGCGGCTCCGCCCCGGAGGTCGAGGTCCTGGTCGGCTCGTGGGACCAGCCCGGCTCGCGGCTGCTCGACGTCGTCGCCGTCATGGACCGGCTGCGCTCGCCGGGGGGTTGCCCCTGGGACGCGGAGCAGACCCACCAGAGCCTGGTGCCCTATCTCGTCGAGGAGGCCCACGAGGCGGTCGAGGCGCTCGAGTCCGGTGACGATGAGCACATCATCGAGGAGCTGGGCGACGTGCTGCTGCAGGTGGCCTTCCACGCCCGGGTCGCGGCCGAGCGCGAGGACGGGTTCGACATCGACGACGTCAGCGCGCGGCTGGTCGAGAAGCTGGTGCACCGCCACCCGCACGTCTTTGCCGGCGTCGAGGCCGCGGATGCTGCTGCGGTGGAAGCGAACTGGGAGCAGCTCAAGGCCGCCGAGAAGCCGCACCGCGAGCACCCGCTCGACGGCATCCCCGCAGGTATGCCGGAGCTCGCCCGGGCCGCGAAGGTCGTCTCCCGCCTGGAGCGGGTCGGCGGGGGGCCGTGGTTGGCGCAGTGGGTGGCTGACGAGCGTGGACGGTCGGGGGCGGACGGTTCAGCAGAGGTGGACGAGGAGACTCAGCAGACCCGGGTCGGTGCGGCGCTGCTGGCCCAGGTCATCGCCGCCCGCGACGCCGGTGTCGACCCGGCAGCTGCCTTGCGAGCGGTGCTCAGGCGGGTCGCGACCGAGCTGCCGGCGGAGCCCGCAGGACCGTGA